A region from the Triticum aestivum cultivar Chinese Spring chromosome 3D, IWGSC CS RefSeq v2.1, whole genome shotgun sequence genome encodes:
- the LOC123080708 gene encoding protein COFACTOR ASSEMBLY OF COMPLEX C SUBUNIT B CCB1, chloroplastic, with product MEACASTSRVLLPFPPRAARPAAAACPRRRRSVADRRRGVRLVPARASLDSAAVLLDAAAAVGAGTGTGYSQASYYTSLGLFVLSVPGLWSLIKRSVKSKIVQKTFVREEGQPTAPSLVAGEILSFFTRNSFAVSDRGEVITFEGSMTPSSAQAALLTFCTVISLGSVGLVLSIAVPEGGNNWFWLMTLSPLAGVYYWTKASRKEEIKVKMVLSDDGNSVSEILVRGDDVQVEQMRRELKMSEKGMIYVKGIFET from the exons ATGGAagcctgcgcctccaccagccgcGTCCTCCTCCCTTTCCCTCCCCGCGCCGCGCGGCCGGCGGCGGCCGCCTGCCCCCGGCGCCGCCGGTCGGTGGCCGACCGGAGGAGAGGGGTGCGGCTGGTCCCGGCCCGCGCGTCGCTCGACAGCGCCGCGGTgctcctcgacgccgccgccgccgtcggggcggggacggggacggggtaCTCGCAGGCCAGCTACTACACCTCGCTGGGGCTCTTCGTGCTCTCCGTGCCGGGGCTCTGGTCGCTCATCAAGCGCTCCGTCAAGTCCAAG ATTGTGCAGAAGACGTTCGTCAGGGAGGAAGGGCAGCCGACGGCGCCGAGCCTGGTGGCCGGGGAGATCCTCTCCTTCTTCACGCGCAACAGCTTCGCCGTCTCCGACCGCGGCGAGGTCATCAC CTTCGAGGGCTCAATGACACCAAGCAGCGCTCAGGCAGCACTGCTGACCTTCTGCACCGTCATTAGCCTGGGGAGCGTCGGGCTTGTTCTGTCGATCGCAGTCCCAGAAGGCGGCAACAACTGGTTCTGGCTCATGACCTTAAGCCCCTTGGC GGGAGTGTACTACTGGACAAAAGCATCGAGGAAAGAGGAGATCAAGGTGAAGATGGTCTTGTCCGACGACGGGAACAGCGTGTCCGAGATTCTGGTGCGGGGCGACGACGTGCAGGTCGAGCAGATGAGGAGGGAGCTCAAGATGAGTGAGAAGGGGATGATTTACGTGAAGGGGATATTCGAGACATGA
- the LOC123080706 gene encoding disease resistance protein RGA5, whose product MVSALAGVMTSVIAKLTALLGEEYAKLKGVHREVEFMKDELSSMNALLQRLAEVDRDLDVQTKEWRDQVREMSYDIEDCIDDFMKSLAQTDSAKAAGLVQSVVQQLKALRARHQISSQIQGLKARVEDASKRRMRYKLDERAFEPSISRAIDPRLPSLYAEPDGLVGIDKPRSELIECLMEGMGASVQQQKVISIVGPGGLGKTTLANEVFRKLEGQFQCRAFVSLSQQPDVSKILRNILSQVCQQELPSTDIQDEGKLIDTIREVLKNKRYLVVIDDIWSTQAWKIIKCSLFLNDLGSRIMTTTRSVDIAKSCCSRCHDHVYEIMPLTTANSKSLFFKRIFGTEDIRPPQLEEVSSEILKKCGGSPLAILTIASLLANKDCTNEEWEWVYNSIGSTLGKDPGVEEMRRILSLSYDDLPHHLKTCLLYLSIFPEDYEIERDRLIRRWIAEGFIDTNGGRDLEEIGECYFNDLINRSMLQPVEIQYDGQVVSCRVHDMILDLLTSKSMEENFATFFGNQNEILVLQHKIRRLSLSYYDQEHIMLPSTAIISHCRSLSIVGYAEKMPSLSKFRVLRVLDIENGEEMESNCFEHLRKLFQLKYLRLHVRSISALPEQLGELQHLKTLDMGWTKITKMPKSIVQLQHLTCLRVGNLELPEGIGNLQALQELSDIKVNRYSMASCLLELGSLAKLKILGLRWYIVSTHSNKGTFVDNLVSSLRKLGRFSLRSICIRSYHGSSTEFLLDSWFPSPHLMQKFQMGTYYNFPRVPPWIASLDKLTYLDINIDPVDEEALEILGELPALLFLWLMSKSAAPKQRLIISSSMFVCLREFHFTCWSNGEGLMFEAGAMPRLEKLWVPFDAGSGLDFGIQHLSSLRHLAVEIICIGATARDVEALEEAIRDAAHLLPNRPAVEFRTWDDEKMTGYRDGITKARNEGEQEGWNVGSRQGYKWDLVRGITSALAGLSSSRKEKLLLDVRRIRELEDLHNSVLEISAAGALQMFHESIHQDNDPSEENSLQTIPIDLLLLLQECPDVQVPEEPAQVP is encoded by the exons ACAGGGAGGTGGAGTTCATGAAAGATGAGCTGAGCAGCATGAACGCGCTCcttcagaggctggcagaggtggACCGTGATCTTGATGTGCAGACCAAGGAATGGAGGGACCAAGTCCGGGAGATGTCTTATGACATTGAGGATTGCATAGACGACTTTATGAAAAGCCTTGCCCAAACTGACAGTGCTAAGGCAGCAGGGCTTGTGCAAAGTGTGGTCCAGCAGCTCAAGGCGCTGAGGGCGCGCCATCAAATATCCAGCCAAATCCAGGGGCTCAAGGCACGTGTTGAAGATGCAAGCAAGCGACGTATGAGGTATAagctcgatgagcgcgccttcgaACCTAGCATCTCAAGGGCCATCGACCCCCGTTTGCCTTCACTCTATGCTGAGCCAGACGGGCTTGTCGGTATTGACAAGCCAAGAAGCGAGCTCATCGAGTGCCTAATGGAGGGGATGGGTGCATCGGTGCAGCAGCAAAAGGTGATATCTATTGTGGGTCCTGGGGGTCTCGGTAAAACTACACTTGCCAATGAGGTGTTTCGTAAACTTGAAGGCCAGTTCCAGTGTCGAGCTTTTGTTTCCTTGTCACAACAACCAGATGTGAGTAAGATCTTAAGAAATATACTCTCTCAAGTCTGCCAGCAAGAGCTTCCTAGCACAGATATACAGGACGAGGGAAAGCTCATTGACACAATAAGAGAAGTTTTAAAGAACAAGAG GTACTTAGTTGTTATTGATGATATATGGAGTACTCAAGCATGGAAGATTATCAAATGTTCTTTGTTTCTGAATGATCTGGGAAGCAGAATAATGACGACAACACGTAGTGTTGATATAGCCAAGTCATGTTGCTCTCGATGCCATGATCATGTCTATGAAATAATGCCTCTGACAACAGCCAACTCTAAGAGTTTATTTTTTAAACGAATATTTGGCACAGAAGATATACGTCCTCCTCAATTGGAAGAAGTCTCCTCGGAAATATTAAAAAAGTGTGGTGGTTCACCATTAGCAATTCTTACAATAGCAAGTTTATTGGCTAATAAAGATTGCACGAATGAAGAATGGGAGTGGGTGTATAATTCGATCGGTTCCACACTGGGAAAGGACCCCGGTGTAGAAGAGATGAGAAGGATACTTTCTCTTAGCTATGATGATCTTCCCCACCATTTGAAGACATGTTTACTTTATCTAAGTATATTTCCGGAGGATTATGAGATTGAGAGGGATCGATTAATAAGGAGGTGGATCGCTGAAGGATTCATTGATACAAATGGTGGACGAGATTTGGAGGAAATAGGAGAGTGTTATTTTAATGATCTAATCAATAGAAGTATGCTTCAGCCAGTGGAAATCCAATATGACGGTCAAGTCGTTTCATGCCGAGTGCATGATATGATTCTGGATCTCCTTACATCTAAGTCAATGGAAGAAAACTTTGCCACCTTCTTCGGTAACCAAAATGAGATATTAGTCCTTCAGCATAAGATCCGTAGGCTATCTCTCAGTTATTATGACCAAGAGCACATCATGCTTCCATCAACAGCAATCATTTCTCATTGCCGCTCGCTCAGTATTGTCGGGTATGCTGAAAAGATGCCTTCTCTTTCGAAGTTTCGTGTTCTGCGAGTACTTGATATTGAGAATGGCGAGGAGATGGAGAGCAACTGTTTTGAGCATCTGAGGAAGCTTTTCCAGTTGAAGTATTTGCGACTCCACGTTAGAAGTATTTCTGCACTCCCTGAGCAGTTAGGAGAACTACAGCATCTGAAGACTCTGGATATGGGATggacaaagatcacaaaaatgccCAAAAGCATTGTTCAGCTGCAACATTTGACATGTTTGCGCGTCGGTAatttggaattacctgaaggaatTGGGAATCTGCAAGCTCTGCAGGAGCTATCAGATATCAAAGTCAACCGGTACAGCATGGCGTCGTGTTTGCTGGAGCTGGGCAGTCTGGCTAAACTGAAAATCCTTGGGCTACGCTGGTATATTGTCAGTACACACAGTAACAAAGGTACTTTTGTGGATAACTTGGTATCCTCGCTGCGCAAATTGGGCAGATTCAGCCTTCGATCTATATGCATTCGTAGTTATCATGGCTCTTCAACGGAGTTCTTACTGGATTCCTGGTTCCCCTCCCCTCATCTCATGCAAAAGTTTCAGATGGGCACGTACTACAACTTTCCCAGAGTTCCTCCTTGGATTGCGTCACTGGACAAGCTCACATACCTAGATATCAATATCGATCCAGTAGACGAGGAAGCACTAGAGATCCTTGGAGAGTTACCTGCTTTGCTGTTTCTCTGGCTGATGTCGAAATCAGCTGCTCCCAAACAGCGGCTTATCATAAGCAGCAGCATGTTTGTATGTCTGAGGGAGTTCCATTTCACCTGCTGGAGCAATGGGGAAGGACTGATGTTTGAAGCCGGGGCCATGCCGAGGCTTGAGAAGCTGTGGGTTCCGTTTGACGCGGGCAGCGGTCTTGATTTTGGCATCCAACACCTCTCTTCCCTCAGGCATCTTGCCGTCGAGATCATTTGCATCGGCGCGACCGCTCGGGACGTTGAGGCGTTGGAGGAGGCCATCAGAGATGCAGCTCATCTCCTTCCGAATCGCCCTGCGGTGGAGTTCCGAACATGGGATGATGAAAAGATG ACGGGCTATAGGGATGGCATAACGAAAGCGCGGAACGAAGGTGAACAAGAGGGCTGGAATGTTGGGTCTAGGCAAGGATACAAATGGGATCTTGTTCGCGGGATTACTAG TGCATTGGCTGGTCTTTCCAGCAGCCGGAAAGAAAAGTTGTTGCTCGATGTCCGCCGCATAAGAGAACTTGAAGATTTGCACAACTCCGTGCTAGAAATTTCAGCGGCGGGTGCGCTGCAGATGTTTCATGAGAGTATTCATCAGGATAATGACCCATCAGAGGAAAACAGCCTCCAAACTATTCCAATCGACCTTCTCCTGTTGTTGCAAGAATGTCCAGATGTTCAGGTCCCTGAAGAGCCGGCACAAGTTCCTTGA